From a single Apium graveolens cultivar Ventura chromosome 2, ASM990537v1, whole genome shotgun sequence genomic region:
- the LOC141708313 gene encoding esculetin O-methyltransferase, protein MTTTTELIPPTIQVDDEEEEACMFAMQLASASVLPMILKSAIELDLLESIAKAGPGAYVSPSELASQLPSSQPDTPVMLDRILRLLASYSVLKCKLQDLPQGGVERLYALAPVCKFLTKNSDGVSMAPLLLMNQDKILMESWYHLKDAVLDGGIPFNKAYGMTAFEYHGKDPRFNKVFNLGMSNHSTITMKKILETYNGFAGLKTVVDVGGGTGATLNMIISKYPNIKGINFDLPHVVEDAPSYPGVEHVGGDMFVSVPEGDAIFMKWICHDWSDAHCLSFLKNCYKALPQNGKVILAECILPEAPDSKLTTKNVVHIDVIMLAHNPGGKERTEKEFEALGKEAGFKSFNKACCAYNTWVIEFLK, encoded by the exons ATGACTACAACGACTGAGCTAATCCCACCAACAATCCAAGtcgatgatgaagaagaagaagcatGCATGTTTGCCATGCAATTAGCAAGTGCATCTGTTCTACCCATGATTCTCAAATCAGCCATTGAGCTTGACCTTCTTGAGTCCATAGCTAAAGCTGGTCCAGGAGCTTATGTTTCGCCTTCTGAGCTTGCGTCTCAGCTTCCATCCAGTCAACCTGACACTCCCGTCATGCTTGACCGCATCCTTAGGCTCTTGGCCAGCTACTCTGTGCTCAAATGTAAACTTCAAGACCTGCCTCAGGGTGGGGTGGAGAGGCTCTATGCCTTGGCGCCTGTTTGCAAGTTCTTGACCAAGAACTCTGATGGTGTGTCTATGGCACCTCTTTTGCTCATGAACCAAGATAAGATTCTTATGGAAAGCTG GTACCACTTGAAAGATGCAGTACTTGACGGTGGAATACCTTTTAACAAAGCATATGGAATGACAGCATTTGAGTACCATGGCAAAGACCCTAGATTCAACAAAGTCTTCAATCTAGGAATGTCTAATCATTCCACTATTACTATGAAGAAAATCCTTGAAACTTACAATGGTTTTGCCGGTCTCAAAACTGTGGTGGATGTTGGTGGAGGCACCGGAGCAACCCTTAATATGATTATCTCTAAATATCCTAATATCAAAGGGATTAACTTTGATCTACCCCATGTTGTGGAAGATGCTCCATCTTATCCTG GTGTAGAGCACGTTGGAGGTGACATGTTTGTCAGCGTACCCGAGGGGGATGCTATTTTTATGAAG TGGATATGTCACGATTGGAGCGATGCACATTGTCTGTCATTCTTGAAGAATTGCTATAAAGCCCTTCCACAGAATGGGAAGGTGATACTCGCAGAATGCATTCTTCCGGAGGCACCAGACTCCAAGCTTACAACCAAGAATGTCGTTCATATAGACGTTATCATGTTGGCACATAATCCCGGAGGAAAAGAAAGAACCGAGAAAGAATTCGAGGCACTGGGTAAAGAGGCCGGGTTCAAAAGCTTTAACAAGGCCTGTTGTGCTTATAATACTTGGGTTATTGAATTCCTTAAATAG
- the LOC141706238 gene encoding RPM1 interacting protein 13-like: MSDLETKVKMDPKVSPIVIDDIIDLNYDDGVEEGTPLRPIFCLKNRNNLKDFEDKEDCFILDFDPDESLSISKLSVSGNADGSPDVTVVAEKGQVACRDFPHSRHCCAKFPFSTTNHESFCKLCYCFVCDIAAPCKNWNGSSGHCHAINNESWNSQRKAMQKLHNAVN; the protein is encoded by the exons atgagTGACCTTGAAACCAAAGTGAAAATGGATCCGAAAGTTTCTCCCATTGTAATTGATGACATTATTGATCTGAATTATGATGATGGTGTTGAAGAGGGCACTCCTTTGAGACCCATTTTTTGTTTAAAGAATAGAAATAATTTGAAGGATTTTGAAGATAAAGAAGATTGTTTCATTCTTGATTTTGACCCTGATGAGTCTTTGAGTATTTCTAAGCTTTCTGTTTCTGGAAATGCTGATGGCTCTCCTGATGTTACTGTTGTCGCTGAGAAAGGACAG GTGGCTTGTAGAGATTTTCCGCATTCAAGGCATTGTTGTGCCAAGTTTCCGTTTAGTACTACCAATCACGAAAGCTTCTGTAAACTG TGCTATTGCTTTGTGTGCGACATAGCAGCTCCTTGCAAAAATTGGAATGGATCGAGTGGGCATTGTCATGCTATAAATAATGAAAGTTGGAATTCACAGAGGAAAGCTATGCAAAAGCTCCATAATGCTGTCAACTAA
- the LOC141699588 gene encoding uncharacterized protein LOC141699588 gives MAERDDINTNLQRLGIDDEENEGFILDEEVDENVNKYGLCLVGRLLIEKNINNRVMKSRITDVWRPTMGLNIKDLEQGMFLFQFFKKEDMQWVTKGGPWSFDNAMLALEKVQAGENPATIKPCSLNIWIQLYNIPIGYMLESVGKQLGNFFGEFLEYDAKNNTSIWRECMRVRIKIDVRNSLKGERSLSSRMDQRLYD, from the coding sequence ATGGCAGAAAGAGACGACATTAATACTAATCTTCAACGATTAGGAATTGATGATGAGGAGAATGAAGGCTTTATATTGGATGAAGAAGTGGAtgagaatgtcaataaatatgGGCTTTGTCTTGTTGGGAGATTGCTGATAGAAAAAAACATTAACAACAGAGTCATGAAGTCCAGGATAACAGATGTGTGGAGGCCGACAATGGGGCTAAATATCAAGGATCTAGAACAAGGCATGTTCCTGTTTCAATTCTTCAAGAAAGAAGATATGCAGTGGGTTACCAAAGGAGGCCCATGGTCATTCGATAATGCAATGCTGGCTCTGGAAAAAGTTCAAGCAGGGGAAAATCCAGCAACGATAAAACCATGTTCTCTGAATATCTGGATCCAACTATACAATATCCCAATAGGTTATATGCTAGAATCAGTGGGGAAGCAACTTGGAAATTTCTTTGGAGAATTTCTGGAATATGATGCAAAAAATAACACGTCAATCTGGAGGGAATGCATGAGGGTGCGTATTAAAATTGATGTACGTAACTCCTTAAAAGGCGAAAGAAGTTTGTCAAGTAGGATGGATCAGAGATTATATGATTGA
- the LOC141708315 gene encoding nascent polypeptide-associated complex subunit alpha-like protein 2: MPGPVVEELEIQKELENEEPIVEDVKEEDDHDDADSDDEDDDDDKEEDGTPGGSDSSKQSRSEKKSRKAMLKLGMKPVTGVSRVTIKRTKNILFFISKPDVFKSPNSETYIIFGEAKIEDLSSQLQTQAAQQFKMPDIGSVMAKAELPSIAQADEEEEVDEPGVNDRDIELVMTQAGVSRNKAVKALKTHEGDIVSAIMELTT, from the exons ATGCCTGGACCAGTTGTTGAGGAGCTTGAGATCCAGAAGGAACTTGAG AATGAAGAGCCAATAGTAGAGGACGTTAAGGAAGAAGATGACCATGATGATGCTGATTCTGATGACGAAGACGACGATGATGACAAGGAAGAAGATGGCACACCAG GTGGTAGTGATAGTTCAAAGCAGAGCAGAAGTGAGAAGAAGAGTCGTAAAGCAATGTTGAAGCTCGGCATGAAACCGGTGACAGGTGTTAGCAGGGTCACTATCAAGAGAACTAAAAAC ATATTATTCTTCATCTCAAAACCCGATGTATTCAAAAGCCCAAATTCTGAAACTTATATTATATTTGGGGAGGCAAAGATAGAGGATTTGAGCTCTCAGCTACAAACACAAGCTGCCCAACAGTTTAAGATGCCGGACATAGGATCTGTGATGGCAAAGGCGGAACTTCCTAGTATAGCTCAGGCTGACGAAGAGGAAGAAGTTGATGAGCCTGGTGTGAATGACCGTGACATTGAATTGGTAATGACGCAAGCAGGAGTCTCAAGAAACAAGGCTGTCAAGGCTCTCAAGACACATGAAGGAGACATAGTCAGTGCTATAATGGAACTTACAACTTAG